Part of the Virgibacillus natechei genome is shown below.
AATAGTGTGGCTAAAGCGTCAAAGGAATTACAAAAAAGAAATGAAGTACCTGAAGAATTAACATGGGATTTAGAGGCTATATTTGCAACAGATGAAGAATGGGAAGAGGCGTTGGAGCAATTGAGATCAGATATTCCAGAAGTGGAGAAGTATCAGGGAAAGCTTTCTGATTCTGCACAAACCTTATATGACTTGTTGCAATTGCAGGATCAATTATCGGAGAGACTTGGAAAATTGTTTACATATGCGCATATGCGTTCGGATCAGGATACAACAAATTCATTTTATCAAGCACTAAATACAAAGGCTGAAAATCTTTTAACAGTGGCTTCTAGTTCAATGAGTTATATTGTACCAGAGATACTGGAAATGGATGAAGAGACGATCAAAGGATTCCTGGAAGAAAAAGAGGAACTACAGTTTTATAAAAAGACATTGGATGAAATTAACCGTCAACGCCCTCACGTTTTAAGCAAGCGCGAAGAAGCGTTGTTAGCTGAAGCGTCCGATCCTATGTCTACACCAGCTCAAACATTTGGTATGCTTAATAATGCAGATCTGACTTTCCCTACGATTAAAAATGATAAAGGTGAAGATGTGGATCTAACACAAGGCAGGTATATTGGCTTTTTGGAATCAGAAAACCGCGACGTGCGTAAAGAAGCTTTTAAAGCAATGTATAATACGTATGGAGACTTTATAAATACCTTTTCTTCTACACTCACCGGTAATTTAAAAACGAATAATTTTAATGCTAAGATCCGTAACTATTCGTCGGCCAGAGAAGCGGCTCTAAATGATAATCATATTCCGGAACAGGTCTATGATAATTTAGTGGAAGCAGTTAATGAAAAACTTCCATTGCTTCACCGTTATGCAAAATTGCGTAAACAAGTTTTAGACCTGGATGAACTTCATATGTATGATATGTACACACCGCTCGTGAAAGATGTGGACATGAAAATACCATATGAAAAAGCGCAGCAGTATGTGCTTGAAAGTTTAGCTCCACTTGGAGAAGAATACGTGAATATTGTCAAAGAAGGCTATGAAAATCGCTGGATTGATGTAGAAGAAAATAAAGGGAAGCGCAGTGGTGCCTATTCCT
Proteins encoded:
- the pepF gene encoding oligoendopeptidase F — protein: MAKASKELQKRNEVPEELTWDLEAIFATDEEWEEALEQLRSDIPEVEKYQGKLSDSAQTLYDLLQLQDQLSERLGKLFTYAHMRSDQDTTNSFYQALNTKAENLLTVASSSMSYIVPEILEMDEETIKGFLEEKEELQFYKKTLDEINRQRPHVLSKREEALLAEASDPMSTPAQTFGMLNNADLTFPTIKNDKGEDVDLTQGRYIGFLESENRDVRKEAFKAMYNTYGDFINTFSSTLTGNLKTNNFNAKIRNYSSAREAALNDNHIPEQVYDNLVEAVNEKLPLLHRYAKLRKQVLDLDELHMYDMYTPLVKDVDMKIPYEKAQQYVLESLAPLGEEYVNIVKEGYENRWIDVEENKGKRSGAYSSGAYGTNPYILLNWQDSVNDTFTLAHELGHSVHSYYSRKAQAFRYGNYSIFVAEVASTTNEALLNDYLLKNLDDEKQKLYLLNHYLEGFRGTVFRQTMFAEFEHDIHKRMQDGEALTAEKLTEIYHDLNKKYFGDEVVSDEEIGLEWARIPHFYMNYYVYQYATGYSAATALANQILEGKEGAVDRYINFLKAGSSEYPIEILKKAGVDMTSKQPILDALDVFEEKLNEMEELLLK